A genome region from Arthrobacter sp. SLBN-100 includes the following:
- a CDS encoding peptide ABC transporter substrate-binding protein has translation MRFARTSKALGIVAIAALALTGCGAGGGSNDGASQSAGDPNKVITAYNSEPQNPLLPANTNETNGGRVVELLFEGLRSYDADGKPVNALAESIESSDAQNWTIKIKQGQKFTNGEAITAKTFVDSWNFAANSKNLQNNGFFFESIAGYEDVSAVTTEKSADGKTTTTPAPTAETMSGLAATDDSTLTVKLAQPEADWSLRLGYSAFYPLPSAALADPKTYGENPVGNGPYKFEKTGAWVHDQSISLVKNTDYNGPRAAKNGGVTFKFYTDPGPAYTDLQADNLDITDVLPSNATKTYVTDFPDRNASKPVATNGTLNIPPYNPNFQGEAGKLRRQALSYAINREEITKVVFSGTRTPAKGFAPPVIEGFKEDIPGSEVLKFDAAKAKDLWTQAEKIQPYDNSKPLQIASNTDGGHKEWIDAVANGFKNNLGIQAEIQPFAKFAEVLNLRKSQSLPGLTRAGWQGDYPSLYNFLGPVWATGASSNYEKYSNPEFDKLLKEGLASKSTDEANDKFNQAQEILFQDLPGLPLWDYAKPIVWSNNVLKAETGWNGAVLYYNITAK, from the coding sequence ATGCGTTTTGCGCGCACTTCCAAAGCATTGGGCATCGTGGCCATCGCCGCGCTTGCCTTGACCGGCTGCGGCGCTGGAGGCGGCAGCAATGACGGTGCCAGTCAGTCAGCTGGCGACCCCAATAAGGTCATCACCGCTTACAACAGCGAACCCCAGAATCCACTTCTGCCCGCGAACACCAACGAAACGAATGGTGGCCGCGTTGTCGAGTTGCTTTTCGAAGGTCTTCGCAGTTACGACGCCGATGGCAAGCCGGTGAATGCTCTTGCCGAGTCCATTGAGTCCTCGGACGCCCAGAACTGGACCATCAAGATCAAACAGGGCCAGAAGTTCACGAACGGTGAAGCGATCACCGCCAAGACATTCGTCGATTCCTGGAACTTCGCCGCGAACTCCAAGAACCTGCAGAACAACGGTTTCTTCTTCGAATCCATCGCTGGCTACGAGGACGTCTCGGCAGTAACAACTGAAAAGTCAGCAGATGGCAAGACCACTACTACTCCGGCGCCGACCGCCGAAACCATGTCCGGCCTGGCGGCCACGGATGATTCCACCCTCACCGTAAAACTTGCCCAGCCCGAGGCTGATTGGTCGCTCCGCCTGGGCTACTCGGCCTTCTACCCGCTGCCCTCAGCCGCACTGGCAGATCCTAAAACCTACGGGGAGAACCCGGTAGGTAACGGACCGTACAAGTTCGAGAAGACGGGCGCCTGGGTCCATGACCAGTCCATTTCGCTGGTGAAGAACACCGACTACAACGGTCCCCGCGCCGCTAAGAACGGTGGCGTGACCTTCAAGTTCTACACTGATCCGGGCCCCGCGTACACGGATCTGCAGGCCGACAACCTGGACATCACCGACGTCCTTCCGTCCAACGCAACGAAGACCTACGTCACTGACTTCCCGGACCGCAACGCCAGTAAGCCTGTTGCCACGAACGGTACGCTCAACATCCCGCCGTACAACCCGAACTTCCAGGGCGAAGCCGGCAAGCTCCGCCGCCAGGCCCTGTCTTACGCCATTAACCGTGAAGAAATCACGAAGGTGGTCTTCAGCGGCACCCGTACCCCGGCCAAGGGCTTCGCTCCGCCTGTGATCGAGGGGTTCAAGGAAGACATTCCCGGCAGTGAAGTCCTCAAGTTTGACGCCGCGAAGGCCAAGGACCTGTGGACACAGGCTGAGAAGATCCAGCCGTACGACAACTCCAAGCCACTGCAGATCGCCTCCAATACCGATGGAGGACACAAGGAATGGATTGACGCCGTGGCCAACGGCTTCAAGAACAACCTCGGCATCCAGGCTGAGATCCAGCCCTTCGCCAAGTTCGCTGAAGTCCTGAACCTGCGCAAGTCCCAGTCCCTGCCCGGCCTCACGCGCGCCGGATGGCAGGGCGACTACCCGTCGCTGTACAACTTCCTTGGACCGGTGTGGGCAACAGGTGCCTCCTCCAACTACGAGAAGTACTCGAACCCCGAGTTCGACAAGCTCCTCAAGGAGGGTCTTGCTTCCAAGTCCACCGACGAGGCGAACGACAAGTTCAACCAGGCACAGGAGATCCTGTTCCAGGACCTTCCGGGCTTGCCGCTCTGGGACTATGCGAAGCCCATTGTGTGGAGCAACAACGTGCTGAAGGCCGAGACCGGCTGGAACGGCGCAGTCCTCTACTACAACATCACGGCCAAGTAG
- a CDS encoding ABC transporter family substrate-binding protein: MPVRRLMQFITMAAAAALVLSGCSGGGGTAPVVVGEAKRGGSVTVAEVNAFSSFNPYSTDGNTDINSKIGSITHSGFYYLDDAAKVVRNEKFGRFEKVSDDPLKVKYTVSEGVKWSDGEAIDAGDLLLSWAAGSGYFNDADPAAGTGTTYFSTASDTSGLAGTVLPELGEDGRSITLEYSVPYADWEVAFDVGLPAHVVAAKSGLNDEEDLVDLIKDSPRGDVGKPALNTALKQVSDFWNSGFDTKSLPQDPSVYLSSGPYIVRDIVPESSMKLVRNRDYTWGQEPWLDEISVRFTGAVPAAVDALRNGQADIISPQPSAETDSLFAGLAEQGNTVDRYSQTGYDHLDLNFSGPFADDDVRTAFLKAVPRQAIVDAVVGGLMPEARPLNSHVFLPGQPKYEDAVKNNGSGDYAEVDIDGAIALLGGKTPTIRILYNRDNPNRAKAFALIRDSATLAGFQVVDAGQGNADWAKALGSGGHDAALLGWIGTGVGVSRVPQIFRTGAGSNFNGFSDGDADKAMEQLAGTTDLAKQDELLAEIDKQVWENAYGLPLYQTVGTTAYSARVAGVKPSPGPLGVWWNVWDWRLA, from the coding sequence ATGCCGGTCAGGCGTCTGATGCAGTTCATCACCATGGCGGCAGCTGCTGCCCTGGTGCTTTCGGGCTGCTCAGGCGGTGGCGGCACCGCACCCGTTGTGGTGGGGGAGGCCAAGCGCGGCGGCAGCGTCACGGTTGCCGAAGTTAACGCGTTCTCCTCCTTCAATCCGTACAGCACCGACGGCAACACCGATATCAACTCCAAGATCGGCTCGATCACCCACTCGGGGTTCTACTATCTCGACGATGCGGCCAAAGTGGTGCGGAACGAAAAGTTCGGGCGCTTCGAGAAGGTCTCCGACGATCCCCTGAAGGTGAAGTACACCGTCAGCGAGGGCGTGAAATGGTCCGACGGCGAGGCGATCGACGCCGGTGACCTCCTGTTGAGCTGGGCCGCGGGTTCAGGCTACTTCAACGATGCCGATCCCGCGGCCGGAACGGGAACTACATACTTCTCCACCGCCTCTGACACCAGCGGCCTGGCGGGAACCGTCCTGCCCGAGCTCGGCGAGGACGGACGATCCATCACCCTGGAATACAGCGTGCCGTACGCGGACTGGGAGGTGGCGTTCGACGTCGGCCTGCCGGCCCACGTGGTGGCCGCAAAAAGCGGCCTGAATGATGAGGAAGACCTCGTCGACCTGATCAAGGATTCACCCCGCGGCGACGTCGGGAAGCCCGCGCTCAACACCGCACTGAAGCAGGTCAGTGACTTCTGGAACTCCGGGTTCGACACCAAATCGCTGCCGCAGGACCCCTCGGTCTACCTCTCCAGCGGGCCATATATCGTCAGGGACATCGTCCCCGAGTCGTCCATGAAGCTGGTCCGCAACCGGGACTACACGTGGGGGCAGGAGCCCTGGCTGGATGAGATCAGCGTCCGGTTCACCGGTGCTGTGCCTGCCGCTGTGGATGCCCTGCGGAACGGGCAGGCGGACATTATTTCGCCGCAGCCCTCGGCCGAAACGGACAGCCTCTTCGCCGGACTGGCCGAGCAGGGCAACACCGTGGACCGCTACAGCCAAACCGGTTATGACCACCTGGACCTCAACTTTTCCGGGCCCTTCGCCGATGACGACGTCCGGACGGCATTCCTCAAGGCAGTGCCGCGGCAGGCCATTGTCGACGCCGTCGTGGGCGGTCTGATGCCGGAAGCCAGACCCCTGAACTCGCACGTCTTTCTGCCCGGACAGCCCAAGTACGAGGACGCGGTGAAGAACAACGGCTCCGGGGATTATGCAGAGGTGGACATCGACGGCGCGATTGCGCTCCTCGGCGGCAAAACCCCCACTATCCGCATCCTGTACAACCGCGACAATCCCAACCGGGCCAAGGCTTTTGCCCTGATCCGGGACTCCGCAACGCTGGCCGGCTTCCAGGTGGTCGACGCCGGACAAGGCAATGCCGACTGGGCGAAGGCGCTGGGAAGCGGCGGTCACGACGCGGCGCTGCTCGGCTGGATCGGCACCGGGGTGGGCGTCAGCCGTGTTCCCCAGATCTTCCGCACCGGGGCGGGCAGCAACTTCAACGGATTCTCCGACGGCGACGCGGACAAGGCGATGGAACAACTCGCGGGCACCACTGATCTGGCCAAGCAGGACGAACTGCTGGCCGAAATCGACAAGCAGGTGTGGGAGAACGCGTACGGTCTTCCGCTGTACCAGACCGTCGGCACCACGGCGTACAGTGCGCGTGTTGCCGGCGTGAAACCAAGCCCGGGACCGCTTGGCGTGTGGTGGAACGTCTGGGACTGGCGGCTGGCCTAA
- the ychF gene encoding redox-regulated ATPase YchF yields MALTIGIVGLPNVGKSTLFNALTRNQVLAANYPFATIEPNVGVVSLPDPRLQQLGELFGSQRVLPAAVSFVDIAGIVKGASEGEGLGNQFLANIREAEAIAQVVRVFDDPDVIHVDGKVDPRSDMETINTELILADLQTIEKAVPRIEKEVKIKKREAAELNAILAAQKVLERGDTIFSSIKSDKLEMEHLKELSLLTAKPFIYVFNADEGILGSPEKQEELRALVAPADCIFLDAKLEADLVELDEEEAREMLEMNGQEESGLDQLARVGFHTLGLQTYLTAGPKEARAWTIHRGDTAPQAAGVIHSDFQRGFIKAEVVSFKDLIEAGSMAEAKSRGKVRIEGKEYVMADGDVVEFRFNV; encoded by the coding sequence GTGGCTCTTACTATTGGCATCGTCGGACTGCCCAACGTCGGCAAATCAACTCTCTTCAACGCACTGACCCGCAACCAGGTGCTGGCAGCGAACTACCCGTTCGCCACCATTGAGCCCAACGTGGGCGTTGTCAGCCTGCCGGATCCGCGGCTCCAGCAGCTCGGCGAGCTCTTCGGCTCCCAGCGCGTCCTGCCCGCGGCCGTGTCCTTTGTGGACATCGCCGGCATCGTCAAGGGCGCCAGCGAGGGCGAAGGCCTCGGAAACCAGTTCCTGGCCAATATCCGGGAAGCCGAAGCCATCGCGCAGGTGGTTCGGGTCTTCGACGACCCCGACGTAATCCACGTTGACGGCAAGGTGGATCCGCGCTCGGACATGGAGACCATCAACACCGAACTGATCCTCGCGGACCTGCAGACCATCGAAAAAGCCGTCCCGCGCATCGAAAAAGAAGTCAAGATCAAGAAGCGCGAGGCCGCGGAGCTGAACGCCATCCTGGCCGCGCAGAAAGTGCTTGAGCGCGGCGACACCATCTTCTCGTCTATCAAGAGCGACAAGCTCGAGATGGAGCACCTCAAAGAGCTCAGCCTGCTGACGGCCAAGCCTTTCATTTACGTCTTCAATGCCGATGAAGGAATCCTCGGCAGCCCGGAGAAGCAGGAAGAGCTGCGTGCCCTCGTGGCCCCGGCCGACTGCATCTTCCTCGATGCCAAGCTCGAAGCCGACCTCGTGGAACTGGACGAGGAAGAAGCCCGCGAAATGCTGGAAATGAACGGCCAGGAAGAATCCGGGCTGGACCAGCTGGCGAGGGTTGGCTTCCATACACTGGGACTGCAGACCTACCTCACCGCCGGTCCCAAGGAAGCACGCGCCTGGACCATCCACCGCGGCGACACCGCTCCCCAGGCAGCCGGCGTCATCCACAGCGACTTCCAGCGCGGGTTCATCAAGGCGGAAGTGGTGTCTTTCAAGGACCTCATCGAAGCCGGTTCCATGGCCGAGGCCAAGTCGCGGGGCAAGGTCAGGATCGAAGGCAAGGAATACGTTATGGCCGACGGCGATGTGGTGGAATTCCGCTTCAACGTCTGA
- a CDS encoding DNA recombination protein RmuC, with amino-acid sequence MDAFALILALFMLLLGALAGAAATYFGLRKNSRAVEEDFDAVSSRLSEVSAQFAAADAERRLLAAQNRELGESRSQDGSVLRALAPVAEKLTAVQQQVALLERDRLEQYGQLAQQLQEARLSDEQLIRSTHALESALRSNSARGQWGEVQLRRVVEAAGMLRHVDFIEQVHSTGSESSVRPDLVVQLPGEKQLVVDAKVPLSSYLEAQELGSHDPRTGLSGPVPGTGQRSPQTLLAAHAKALRAHVDALGNKKYWDIPGNSPELVICFIPAESILAAALTADAELLDHALSRNVVLASPSTLLAVLKSVAFTWRQDVLTDSARELFDLARQLYDRMGTLGENVSKLGSSLKTSVDRYNSMVGTLEARVLPTARKLNSLEESGLVTPPVVEVTPRAVAAPELQSEDEAA; translated from the coding sequence ATGGATGCTTTCGCGTTGATATTGGCTTTGTTCATGCTGTTGCTGGGCGCCCTGGCGGGCGCGGCGGCCACTTATTTTGGGCTGCGGAAAAACAGCCGGGCTGTGGAGGAGGACTTCGACGCCGTCTCGTCGCGGCTTTCAGAGGTCAGCGCACAGTTCGCAGCGGCCGACGCCGAACGGCGCCTTTTGGCGGCCCAGAACCGGGAGCTGGGCGAATCGCGGTCCCAGGACGGCAGCGTTCTCCGTGCCCTTGCGCCGGTGGCGGAGAAACTGACGGCAGTGCAGCAACAGGTGGCACTGCTGGAACGTGACCGGCTGGAACAGTACGGCCAGCTCGCCCAGCAACTGCAGGAAGCCCGCCTCTCGGACGAGCAGCTGATCCGGTCCACACATGCCCTGGAGTCCGCGCTGCGGTCCAACAGTGCGCGCGGCCAGTGGGGCGAGGTCCAGTTGCGTCGTGTTGTGGAAGCAGCCGGAATGCTGCGCCACGTGGACTTCATCGAGCAGGTCCACAGCACCGGCAGCGAGTCGTCCGTGCGCCCCGACCTGGTGGTACAGCTCCCCGGCGAGAAGCAGTTGGTGGTTGACGCAAAGGTCCCGCTGTCCTCCTACCTTGAAGCCCAGGAACTGGGGTCGCATGATCCCAGGACTGGCCTGTCCGGTCCCGTTCCCGGCACCGGCCAACGTTCTCCGCAAACCCTTCTGGCCGCGCATGCCAAGGCGCTGCGGGCTCACGTGGACGCACTGGGCAATAAGAAGTACTGGGATATCCCGGGCAACTCGCCGGAGCTGGTGATCTGTTTCATCCCTGCGGAATCAATCCTTGCAGCAGCGCTGACCGCCGACGCCGAACTCCTGGACCATGCACTGTCCCGGAACGTGGTCCTGGCCTCCCCCAGCACCCTGCTTGCCGTGCTGAAGTCCGTTGCCTTCACGTGGCGGCAGGACGTCCTGACGGACAGTGCCCGCGAACTGTTCGACCTCGCCCGGCAGCTGTACGACCGGATGGGAACGCTGGGCGAGAACGTCAGCAAACTGGGGTCATCGCTGAAGACCTCCGTGGACCGCTACAACTCCATGGTGGGCACGCTGGAAGCCCGGGTCCTCCCCACCGCACGCAAGCTGAACAGCCTGGAGGAGTCCGGCCTGGTCACACCCCCGGTGGTGGAAGTGACGCCGCGGGCAGTGGCCGCCCCGGAACTCCAAAGTGAGGACGAGGCGGCTTAA
- a CDS encoding 4-hydroxy-3-methylbut-2-enyl diphosphate reductase, which produces MTPSAVSLSMPTIPRRRRSPEEVAAAAPVSGTKKVLLAAPRGYCAGVDRAVIAVEKALEHYGPPVYVRKQIVHNVHVVSSLEEKGAIFVDETDEVPEGALVIFSAHGVSPAVVQSAEDRGLRTIDATCPLVTKVHKEAVRFAKDDFDILLIGHDGHEEVEGTAGEAPEHIQIINGPHEVDKVQVRDPEKVIWLSQTTLSVDETMETVRLLKDRFPTLQDPPSDDICYATTNRQVAIKKISPQADLVIVVGSANSSNSVRLVEVALEYGAKASYRVDFANEVDESWFEGVATVGVTSGASVPEVLVQDVLRLLAEYGYGSVEEVVTAEEDLLFSLPKELRATLKQAGDVSRALGGRKPRS; this is translated from the coding sequence ATGACCCCCTCAGCTGTTTCCCTTTCGATGCCCACCATTCCGCGTAGGCGCCGCTCTCCTGAGGAAGTAGCTGCTGCAGCCCCTGTATCCGGAACCAAGAAGGTGCTGCTGGCTGCTCCCCGCGGCTACTGCGCCGGCGTGGACCGGGCCGTCATCGCGGTCGAAAAGGCCCTGGAGCACTATGGCCCTCCGGTGTACGTGCGCAAGCAGATTGTGCACAACGTCCACGTGGTGAGCTCGTTGGAGGAAAAGGGCGCCATCTTCGTCGACGAAACGGACGAAGTGCCCGAAGGCGCCCTGGTGATCTTTTCAGCCCACGGCGTGTCGCCCGCCGTGGTCCAGTCCGCCGAAGACCGTGGCCTGCGCACCATCGATGCCACCTGCCCCCTGGTCACGAAGGTCCATAAAGAAGCCGTCAGGTTCGCCAAGGACGACTTCGACATCCTGCTGATCGGCCACGACGGCCACGAGGAAGTCGAAGGCACCGCAGGCGAGGCTCCGGAACACATCCAGATCATCAACGGCCCGCACGAAGTGGACAAGGTGCAGGTTCGGGACCCGGAGAAGGTTATCTGGCTTTCGCAGACAACCCTCAGTGTTGACGAAACCATGGAGACCGTCCGCCTGCTGAAGGACCGGTTCCCCACACTGCAGGATCCCCCCAGCGACGACATCTGCTATGCCACCACCAACCGCCAGGTGGCCATCAAAAAGATTTCTCCCCAGGCAGATCTGGTGATCGTGGTGGGCTCGGCCAACTCGTCCAACTCAGTGCGGCTGGTGGAGGTGGCCCTCGAATACGGGGCGAAGGCCTCCTACCGCGTCGATTTCGCCAACGAAGTTGATGAATCCTGGTTTGAGGGCGTGGCAACCGTGGGCGTGACCTCCGGGGCATCCGTGCCTGAAGTGCTGGTACAGGACGTGCTGCGGCTGCTGGCCGAATACGGCTACGGCAGCGTGGAGGAAGTGGTCACGGCCGAAGAGGACCTCCTCTTCTCATTGCCCAAGGAGCTCCGGGCAACGCTCAAGCAGGCCGGCGACGTCAGCCGCGCCCTGGGCGGACGCAAGCCCCGCAGCTAA
- the xseA gene encoding exodeoxyribonuclease VII large subunit, whose product MSEQASLPAPGEQLAAPTTLPATAAETTPDNPWPLQLLSQKLKAHIDRTPSAWVEGQVIELNRRGSNAYLTLRDVDAEVSLPASVWTKVLERQNLPLERGSRVVALLKPEFWIKTGRLNMLVRDIRPVGLGDLLARIERLRQALSAEGLFADSRKKPLPLLPHRIGLITGRDSDAKKDILRNAALRWPAVEFEIREVAVQGNTAVSQVVRALRELDARPEVDVIVIARGGGALEDLLPFNSEELIRAVAAAATPVVSAIGHEADRPLLDEVADLRASTPTDAAKRIVPEVSEELAGVRQARAQLRRCMERLVDREADRLASLHSRPVLAAPEGMVSVRSEEIERLLRRSSAAVSSTVVRAADQLEHLKAQVRALSPQKTLDRGYAVVELAAPEAARRSNEGHAVVRRPAEAPAGTPLSVRVAEGRFGATSTGTPGSTGTLQQHLPETGEPND is encoded by the coding sequence ATGTCTGAACAGGCGTCGCTCCCGGCCCCTGGTGAGCAACTGGCAGCGCCCACCACGCTGCCCGCGACGGCGGCCGAGACCACTCCGGACAACCCCTGGCCCCTCCAGTTGCTGTCACAGAAACTGAAGGCCCACATCGACCGGACCCCGTCGGCCTGGGTCGAGGGGCAGGTTATTGAACTGAACCGGCGCGGCAGCAATGCGTACCTCACCTTGCGTGATGTTGATGCAGAGGTTTCCCTTCCTGCCTCGGTGTGGACCAAGGTGCTGGAGCGCCAGAACCTGCCGCTGGAACGCGGGTCCCGGGTGGTCGCCCTGCTGAAACCAGAATTCTGGATCAAGACCGGCCGCCTGAACATGCTGGTCAGGGATATCAGGCCGGTGGGCCTGGGTGACCTCCTGGCCCGGATCGAGCGGCTGCGCCAGGCCCTCTCCGCCGAGGGGCTCTTCGCGGATTCCCGGAAGAAGCCCCTTCCCCTGCTGCCGCACCGGATTGGCCTGATTACCGGGCGTGACTCCGATGCAAAAAAGGACATCCTCCGCAACGCTGCCCTTCGCTGGCCGGCGGTTGAGTTTGAAATCCGGGAAGTGGCCGTCCAAGGCAATACCGCGGTGTCCCAGGTGGTCCGCGCGCTGCGGGAACTGGACGCCCGTCCCGAGGTGGATGTCATTGTCATCGCCCGTGGCGGAGGTGCCCTTGAGGATCTGCTGCCCTTCAACAGCGAGGAACTGATCCGCGCCGTCGCCGCTGCGGCCACCCCCGTTGTCAGTGCCATTGGCCACGAGGCGGACAGGCCCCTGCTCGATGAGGTCGCCGACCTTCGCGCTTCCACCCCCACGGACGCAGCGAAACGGATCGTGCCGGAAGTCTCCGAAGAACTCGCAGGCGTGCGCCAGGCCAGGGCACAGCTGCGCCGGTGCATGGAGCGCTTGGTGGACCGGGAAGCCGACCGTCTGGCGTCCCTTCACTCCCGGCCGGTACTGGCAGCGCCCGAGGGAATGGTGTCCGTCCGCTCCGAGGAGATTGAACGTTTGCTCCGGAGGTCCTCCGCAGCGGTGAGCTCCACAGTGGTCCGCGCCGCGGACCAGCTGGAGCACCTCAAAGCCCAGGTCCGCGCGCTGTCCCCGCAGAAAACGCTCGACCGGGGGTACGCCGTCGTCGAGCTCGCCGCTCCCGAGGCCGCGCGCCGCAGCAATGAGGGGCACGCCGTGGTTCGCCGCCCGGCGGAGGCGCCGGCCGGAACACCCCTGTCCGTCCGCGTGGCGGAAGGCCGCTTCGGCGCCACCTCCACCGGGACACCTGGGTCCACGGGAACACTTCAACAGCACCTACCGGAAACCGGAGAACCCAATGACTGA
- a CDS encoding exodeoxyribonuclease VII small subunit: MTEPTPANDVAGLSYEEAREQLIAVVGRLEAGGASLEESLALWERGEALAARCEEWLEGARKRLAAARDQPL, translated from the coding sequence ATGACTGAGCCAACGCCAGCGAACGACGTCGCAGGACTGAGCTATGAGGAAGCCCGCGAACAGCTCATTGCGGTGGTGGGCCGGCTGGAAGCAGGAGGCGCCAGCCTCGAGGAATCCCTTGCTCTCTGGGAACGGGGCGAGGCGCTGGCCGCACGGTGCGAGGAATGGCTGGAAGGCGCCCGAAAGCGGCTGGCCGCCGCCCGCGACCAGCCGTTATAA
- a CDS encoding polyphosphate kinase 2 family protein — MAGVVQFEQHPAETLRAGEGFSLADVDPDSTPGFTGGKQDGKVLLADLDDELTELQEKLFAESRFGGRKRVLLILQAMDTAGKGGIVNHVMAAMDPQGVQFKAFKAPTEEEKSYDFLWRIEKEVPAAGMVGVFDRSHYEDVLIHRVHGWASPDEIKRRYVAINEFEARLTDSGTKVVKVMLHISGEEQKARLLARLDNPAKHWKYNRGDLDERAFWQDYLDAYQAAIDETNTPDAPWHVVPANKKWYARIAVQQLLLGAMSGLNLSWPKAEFDVATERELVARS, encoded by the coding sequence ATGGCCGGCGTCGTCCAGTTCGAACAGCATCCCGCCGAAACTCTTCGGGCAGGGGAAGGATTTTCGTTGGCGGACGTCGATCCCGACTCCACTCCCGGCTTCACCGGCGGCAAGCAGGACGGCAAGGTGCTCCTGGCGGACCTGGACGACGAGCTGACCGAGCTGCAGGAGAAGCTGTTTGCCGAGTCCCGTTTCGGCGGCCGCAAGCGTGTCCTGCTGATCCTGCAGGCCATGGACACCGCGGGCAAGGGCGGCATCGTCAATCACGTGATGGCGGCGATGGACCCGCAGGGCGTGCAGTTCAAAGCGTTCAAAGCCCCCACGGAGGAGGAGAAGTCCTACGACTTCCTCTGGCGCATCGAGAAGGAAGTTCCGGCAGCCGGCATGGTGGGTGTATTTGACCGTTCCCACTACGAGGACGTCCTGATCCACCGCGTTCACGGCTGGGCCAGCCCGGATGAGATCAAGCGCCGCTACGTGGCCATCAATGAGTTCGAGGCCCGGCTCACGGATTCGGGGACAAAAGTAGTCAAAGTGATGCTCCACATCAGCGGGGAGGAACAGAAGGCCAGGCTGCTGGCCAGGCTGGACAACCCGGCCAAGCACTGGAAGTACAACCGCGGCGACCTCGACGAGCGGGCGTTCTGGCAGGACTACCTGGATGCCTACCAGGCTGCCATCGACGAAACGAACACCCCGGACGCACCTTGGCACGTGGTCCCTGCCAACAAGAAGTGGTACGCCAGGATCGCGGTTCAACAACTCCTGCTGGGAGCGATGTCCGGCCTGAACCTTAGCTGGCCAAAGGCCGAATTCGACGTCGCCACCGAGCGTGAATTGGTCGCCCGGTCCTGA
- a CDS encoding pyridoxal phosphate-dependent aminotransferase — MAEFKQSTKLHNVLYDIRGPILQAAQQMEAEGHRILKLNIGNPAPFGFEAPDAILVDMIRHLPHAQGYSDSRGIFSARTAVSQYYQTRGIQNIHVDDIYLGNGVSELITMSLMALLDDGDEVLIPTPDYPLWTASVALASGKPVHYLCDEESGWQPDLEDMEAKITPRTKGIVVINPNNPTGAVYPEGTLRKIVALAEKHGLVIFADEIYEKILYEDAVHVNLAKLTGDHVLCLTFSGLSKAYRVCGYRAGWMAISGPKKDAADYLEGISLLANMRLCANVPAQHAIQTALGGYQSINDLILPGGRLLEQRNKAYDMLNAIPGVSTQQARGALYLFPRLDPEVYHIRDDEKFVLDLLREQKILVSHGRAFNWVRPDHFRMVTLPNVKDIEEAVGRMGDFLSRYQGN; from the coding sequence ATGGCAGAATTCAAGCAGTCCACGAAGCTTCATAACGTCCTTTATGACATCCGTGGACCGATTCTTCAGGCCGCCCAGCAGATGGAGGCGGAGGGCCACAGAATCCTCAAGCTGAACATCGGCAACCCGGCACCCTTCGGCTTCGAGGCGCCGGACGCCATTCTCGTGGACATGATCCGCCACCTCCCGCATGCCCAGGGCTACAGTGACTCCCGGGGTATCTTCTCTGCGCGCACCGCGGTCTCGCAGTACTACCAGACCCGCGGGATCCAGAATATCCACGTGGACGACATCTACCTGGGCAACGGTGTCAGCGAACTCATCACCATGTCCCTGATGGCGCTGCTCGACGACGGCGACGAAGTCCTTATCCCCACGCCGGACTACCCGTTGTGGACCGCATCCGTGGCGCTCGCCAGCGGCAAGCCGGTGCACTACCTCTGTGACGAGGAATCCGGTTGGCAGCCGGACCTTGAGGACATGGAAGCCAAGATCACCCCGCGCACCAAGGGGATCGTGGTCATCAACCCGAACAACCCCACCGGCGCCGTCTACCCCGAAGGGACCCTGCGAAAGATCGTGGCCCTCGCCGAGAAGCACGGCCTGGTGATCTTCGCCGACGAGATCTACGAAAAGATCCTTTACGAGGACGCCGTCCACGTGAACCTGGCCAAGCTCACCGGCGACCACGTTCTCTGCCTGACCTTCAGCGGTCTGTCCAAGGCTTACCGTGTATGCGGTTACCGTGCCGGCTGGATGGCCATTTCCGGCCCTAAGAAGGATGCGGCGGACTACCTTGAGGGCATCAGCCTCCTGGCAAACATGCGCCTGTGCGCCAACGTTCCCGCCCAGCACGCCATCCAGACGGCGCTCGGCGGCTACCAGAGCATCAACGATCTGATCCTGCCCGGCGGACGCCTGCTGGAACAGCGGAACAAGGCCTACGACATGCTGAACGCCATCCCCGGGGTGAGTACCCAGCAGGCACGGGGAGCGCTCTACCTCTTCCCCCGGCTCGACCCTGAGGTCTATCACATCAGGGACGACGAAAAGTTTGTCCTGGACCTGCTCAGGGAGCAGAAGATCCTGGTCTCACACGGCCGCGCCTTCAACTGGGTGCGCCCGGACCACTTCCGCATGGTCACGCTGCCCAACGTCAAGGACATCGAAGAGGCAGTGGGACGGATGGGGGACTTCCTAAGCAGGTATCAGGGGAACTAG